One genomic window of Trueperaceae bacterium includes the following:
- a CDS encoding UDP-N-acetylmuramate dehydrogenase, producing MTTRTGGARGGARVRTLDLRDLTTLQVGGSAELWEVEDDAGLREATAAPYLVLGSGANVLVADAGVDERVVRLGRSYNTMATFGQRADAWVGAATPLPGLVRRAQRAGLSGLEGLSGVPAVLGGAVAMNAGTRFGEMADALVEVELFVDGAREVVPAASLGFAYRHASLPPGAIVTGARLRLVASTPERVAERMLVVDAARAGQPKVKSAGCAFKNPAGESAGRLIDLAGLKGARVGNAMVAHEHGNFIVNLGGATAADMRALLALVQARVRPPLELEWRLWGF from the coding sequence GTGACGACGCGGACGGGCGGCGCGCGCGGAGGCGCCAGGGTGCGCACCCTCGACCTGCGTGACCTCACGACCCTGCAGGTCGGCGGGAGCGCCGAGCTGTGGGAGGTGGAGGACGACGCCGGCCTGCGCGAGGCGACCGCCGCGCCGTACCTCGTGCTGGGCTCGGGCGCCAACGTGCTGGTGGCCGACGCAGGCGTCGACGAGCGCGTCGTGCGGCTGGGGCGCAGCTACAACACCATGGCCACGTTCGGGCAGAGGGCGGACGCCTGGGTGGGGGCCGCCACTCCCCTGCCCGGGCTCGTGCGACGCGCGCAGCGCGCGGGGCTATCCGGCCTCGAGGGCCTCTCGGGCGTGCCAGCCGTGCTGGGCGGCGCCGTGGCCATGAACGCCGGCACGCGCTTCGGCGAGATGGCCGACGCGCTTGTCGAGGTCGAGCTGTTCGTGGACGGCGCGCGCGAGGTGGTTCCGGCCGCCTCCCTCGGCTTCGCCTACCGGCACGCCTCGCTGCCGCCGGGCGCCATCGTGACGGGCGCCAGGCTGCGCCTCGTGGCCTCCACGCCTGAGCGCGTGGCGGAGCGCATGCTGGTGGTGGACGCCGCCCGCGCGGGCCAACCCAAGGTGAAGTCGGCCGGGTGCGCCTTCAAGAACCCCGCGGGTGAGTCGGCCGGGCGCCTCATCGACCTTGCCGGCCTCAAGGGCGCGCGCGTGGGGAACGCCATGGTGGCGCACGAGCACGGCAACTTCATCGTCAACCTGGGCGGCGCCACCGCCGCGGACATGCGGGCGCTGCTGGCGCTCGTCCAGGCGCGCGTGCGGCCGCCGCTCGAGCTGGAGTGGCGCCTCTGGGGCTTCTGA
- the murC gene encoding UDP-N-acetylmuramate--L-alanine ligase translates to MTTTTRPDLSDVPGGHIHFMGIGGVSMAALARWCHAEGFVVSGCDQVGGAALDDLDALGIATSTGHDARHAASADVLVHSMAVPFDHPELAAARAAGVRVMRRIALLGELFARRQAVAVTGTHGKSTTTAMVATMLLALDADTSVQLGASLPSIGGSMRYGRGPWLAAEVDESDPGFADLAARVAVITNLDDDHVAGEYDERRNYHASVEDLRDAARRFALASERLVYCHDWPGLPELVAGHPAARSYGVDAGADYRIDDVRLAAAGSTFTLTGPGLTSCAVTLAVPGKHNVLNAAAAVAAVHAAGLDPRPALPALAAFHGVGRRWQSYGELNGALVIDDYAHHPTEVAATLQAARATGRRVRAVLQPHRWVRTARQWPALAAAAALADEVLVLAVYGAGERPIAGVSPELIAERIRSLGVSARVFDLAEVEGYLAETAAPGDLLITLGAGDVWRVAAALGARAAAKAGAGSESLPGAHATPGA, encoded by the coding sequence ATGACGACGACGACCCGGCCCGACCTCAGCGACGTGCCGGGCGGCCACATCCACTTCATGGGGATCGGCGGGGTCAGCATGGCGGCCCTCGCCCGCTGGTGCCACGCCGAGGGGTTCGTCGTGAGCGGCTGCGACCAGGTGGGCGGCGCGGCGCTCGACGACCTGGACGCCCTCGGCATCGCGACGAGCACCGGCCACGACGCCCGGCACGCCGCGAGCGCCGACGTGCTCGTCCACAGCATGGCCGTGCCGTTCGACCACCCCGAGCTGGCGGCCGCTCGCGCGGCCGGCGTGCGCGTCATGCGCCGCATCGCCCTCCTCGGCGAGCTGTTCGCCCGCCGCCAGGCGGTCGCCGTCACCGGCACGCACGGCAAGAGCACGACGACCGCCATGGTCGCCACCATGCTCCTGGCCCTCGACGCGGACACCTCCGTCCAGCTCGGGGCGTCGCTGCCGAGCATCGGCGGCAGCATGCGTTACGGCCGCGGGCCGTGGCTCGCCGCGGAGGTGGACGAATCCGACCCGGGCTTCGCCGACCTCGCCGCCCGCGTGGCCGTGATCACGAACCTCGACGACGACCACGTGGCGGGCGAGTACGACGAGCGCCGCAACTACCACGCGTCGGTGGAGGACCTGCGCGACGCGGCGCGCCGATTCGCGTTGGCCAGCGAACGCCTCGTCTACTGCCACGACTGGCCGGGGCTCCCCGAGCTGGTGGCGGGCCACCCCGCCGCGCGCTCCTACGGGGTCGACGCGGGCGCCGACTACCGCATCGACGACGTGCGGCTCGCCGCCGCCGGCAGCACCTTCACCCTGACAGGCCCGGGCCTGACGTCCTGCGCCGTCACGCTGGCCGTGCCCGGGAAGCACAACGTGCTCAACGCGGCGGCGGCCGTGGCGGCGGTCCACGCCGCCGGCCTCGACCCGCGACCGGCGCTACCCGCCCTGGCCGCCTTCCACGGCGTCGGGCGGCGCTGGCAGTCGTACGGCGAGCTGAACGGCGCCCTCGTCATCGACGACTACGCGCACCACCCCACCGAGGTGGCCGCCACCTTGCAGGCGGCGCGCGCCACGGGGCGCCGCGTGCGCGCCGTGCTGCAGCCGCACCGCTGGGTGCGCACGGCCAGGCAGTGGCCCGCCCTCGCGGCGGCGGCGGCGCTCGCCGACGAGGTGCTCGTCCTCGCCGTTTACGGTGCGGGCGAACGGCCGATCGCCGGCGTGTCGCCCGAGCTCATCGCGGAGCGCATCCGCTCCCTCGGGGTGAGCGCCCGCGTGTTCGACCTCGCTGAGGTGGAGGGCTACCTGGCGGAAACGGCCGCCCCCGGCGACCTGCTGATCACCCTGGGGGCGGGTGACGTGTGGCGCGTCGCCGCCGCGCTCGGCGCCCGGGCGGCGGCCAAGGCCGGGGCCGGGAGCGAGTCGCTGCCCGGCGCGCACGCCACACCAGGGGCCTGA
- a CDS encoding UDP-N-acetylglucosamine--N-acetylmuramyl-(pentapeptide) pyrophosphoryl-undecaprenol N-acetylglucosamine transferase, with translation MTRSPRLLLATGGTGGHVYPALAVAREATSRGATVTVLGGAGGMEERLCAEAGVPFLGVSTGKWDRHRPDPRQALRALGGLWAARRLAREYAPDLVVGFGGFASLPGCAAARLLGVPLVLHEGNAFPSRVNRWFAGSSRLFVSAQPEALAHVRAPRTLVVPFPVREERVPREAARAALGLPRDAVVTLVMGGSQGSLTLNRAVPAAYLALPAPTDPARPHVVLHSTGPRWLAEVEGALAGTEARAAADARYFARPYLDAATAWSAADLAITRAGVGTLSEAAFHGVPTLMVPLPSAAEDHQRHNARAVAAAGAGVMLEEDDLGRLAQVWAGALEPTWRAQAAAAAAARTPAGAARRIVGAVLELVS, from the coding sequence GTGACCCGCTCGCCGCGCCTCCTCCTCGCCACCGGCGGCACCGGTGGGCACGTCTACCCCGCCCTCGCCGTGGCGCGCGAGGCGACGAGCCGCGGCGCCACCGTGACCGTGCTCGGCGGCGCCGGGGGCATGGAGGAGCGCCTCTGCGCCGAGGCCGGCGTGCCCTTCCTCGGGGTGAGCACCGGCAAGTGGGACCGTCACCGCCCCGACCCGCGCCAGGCGCTCCGCGCCCTGGGCGGACTGTGGGCCGCGCGGCGCCTCGCCCGCGAGTACGCCCCCGACCTGGTCGTCGGGTTCGGCGGGTTCGCTTCCCTACCCGGCTGCGCCGCCGCGCGCCTCCTCGGCGTCCCACTCGTGCTGCACGAGGGCAACGCCTTCCCGAGCCGCGTGAACCGCTGGTTCGCGGGCTCGAGCCGCCTGTTCGTGTCGGCGCAGCCCGAGGCGCTCGCCCACGTGCGCGCGCCAAGGACCCTCGTCGTGCCGTTCCCGGTGCGCGAGGAGCGCGTCCCGCGAGAAGCCGCCCGCGCCGCCCTCGGGCTGCCGCGGGACGCCGTGGTCACGCTGGTCATGGGCGGCTCCCAGGGCTCGCTCACCCTCAACCGGGCGGTACCCGCCGCCTACCTCGCCCTGCCGGCGCCGACGGACCCGGCGCGGCCCCACGTGGTGCTGCACTCGACGGGGCCGCGCTGGCTCGCCGAGGTCGAGGGCGCGCTGGCCGGCACCGAGGCCCGGGCCGCGGCAGACGCGCGGTACTTCGCCCGGCCCTACCTCGACGCCGCCACGGCCTGGTCGGCCGCCGACCTGGCCATCACCCGCGCCGGCGTCGGCACGCTGTCGGAGGCCGCCTTCCACGGCGTGCCGACCCTGATGGTGCCCCTGCCGAGCGCGGCGGAGGACCACCAGCGCCACAACGCCCGCGCGGTCGCGGCGGCCGGCGCGGGCGTGATGCTCGAGGAGGACGACCTGGGGCGGCTGGCGCAGGTGTGGGCAGGGGCGCTCGAGCCGACCTGGCGGGCCCAGGCGGCCGCCGCCGCCGCGGCGCGCACGCCGGCAGGGGCGGCGCGTCGTATCGTTGGCGCCGTGTTGGAGTTGGTGAGCTAG